In Agrobacterium sp. RAC06, a single window of DNA contains:
- a CDS encoding UxaA family hydrolase has protein sequence MSKPACILLSQDDNVAVTTVAIDAGHVLPGGAPAAAKIDPGHKVAVRAIHKGEPVVKYAQAIGRATTDIAAGDHVHSHNLAFDEDRLSVSGLAQPETATAADKGRTFMGYRRADGRAATRNYIGIIASVNCSTTVCRAIADAANRTILPHYEGIDGFVPIVHDQGCGMSSTGDGMRTLHRTIAGYTRHVNFGGVLMVGLGCEVNQLTLYGQSGAGASKRHFNIQDAGGSRRAVENALSILKEIAAEVGIMRREPISVSEIIVGLQCGGSDGLSGITANPALGVAVDILAGAGGTAILSETSEIYGAEHLLRSRAVNEEVAVKLDGLISWWEAYVAQHGASLDNNPSPGNKKGGLTTILEKSLGAVAKGGRSPLTAVYNYAERVTEHGLVFMDTPGYDPVSATGQVAGGANVIAFTTGRGSCFGSRPVPSIKLTSNTALYKSMEEDMDIDCGVIATGDASVSGLGRDIFDLIIETASGQKTKSELFGYGDNEFVPWHLGATL, from the coding sequence CATCCACAAAGGCGAGCCTGTCGTCAAATATGCCCAGGCGATCGGCCGCGCGACCACGGACATTGCAGCCGGCGACCACGTCCATTCCCACAATCTCGCCTTCGATGAAGATCGCCTCTCGGTCAGCGGCCTCGCCCAGCCCGAAACGGCGACGGCTGCCGACAAGGGCCGCACCTTCATGGGCTATCGCCGCGCCGACGGACGCGCTGCCACCCGCAACTATATCGGCATCATCGCCAGCGTGAACTGTTCCACCACCGTCTGTCGGGCGATCGCGGATGCCGCCAACCGCACTATCCTGCCGCATTACGAGGGCATCGACGGCTTCGTGCCGATCGTCCATGATCAGGGCTGCGGCATGAGCTCGACCGGCGACGGCATGCGCACGCTGCACAGAACAATAGCCGGCTACACGAGGCATGTGAATTTCGGCGGCGTGCTGATGGTTGGTCTCGGCTGCGAGGTGAACCAGCTCACCCTCTATGGCCAGAGCGGCGCCGGCGCCTCCAAGCGTCACTTCAACATCCAGGACGCTGGCGGCTCGCGCCGCGCGGTCGAGAACGCCCTTTCGATTCTGAAAGAGATCGCAGCTGAAGTCGGCATAATGCGCCGCGAACCGATCTCCGTCAGCGAGATCATCGTCGGCCTGCAATGCGGCGGCTCGGATGGCCTTTCCGGAATTACCGCAAATCCGGCACTCGGCGTCGCTGTCGACATTCTGGCCGGCGCCGGCGGTACGGCGATCCTCTCCGAAACCTCGGAGATTTATGGCGCCGAACATCTGCTGCGCAGCCGCGCCGTGAACGAAGAGGTCGCAGTCAAGCTCGACGGGCTGATCTCCTGGTGGGAGGCTTATGTCGCCCAGCACGGCGCCTCCCTCGACAACAATCCCTCGCCCGGCAACAAGAAGGGCGGCCTCACCACCATTCTCGAAAAGTCGCTCGGTGCGGTCGCCAAGGGCGGACGCTCGCCGCTGACCGCCGTTTACAATTACGCGGAACGCGTCACCGAGCACGGCCTCGTTTTCATGGACACGCCCGGCTACGATCCTGTCTCGGCGACCGGCCAGGTGGCAGGCGGCGCCAATGTGATTGCCTTCACCACCGGCCGCGGCTCCTGCTTCGGCTCGCGTCCCGTGCCCTCCATCAAGCTGACGAGCAACACCGCGCTCTACAAGTCGATGGAAGAGGACATGGACATCGATTGCGGCGTCATTGCCACGGGTGATGCCAGCGTCTCCGGGCTTGGCCGCGACATCTTCGACCTGATCATCGAGACCGCCTCGGGCCAGAAGACCAAGAGCGAGCTCTTCGGCTACGGCGACAACGAATTCGTGCCGTGGCACCTCGGTGCCACGCTCTGA